A genomic region of Pontibaca methylaminivorans contains the following coding sequences:
- a CDS encoding ABC-F family ATP-binding cassette domain-containing protein: protein MARAPLLQLNGISLSHGGDPLFSDLDLVIGQGERLALVGRNGSGKSTLMKVMAGLVEPDSGRISLAPGAVVSYMEQDPAMEGFATLGDYAAANLGPGELYRAERAAEGLKFDPARKVATASGGERRRAALARLMAEEPDLMLLDEPTNHLDIEAISWLEAELAQTRAGYVIISHDRAFLRHLTRGTLWLDRGAMRRQDKGFDAFEGWRDEIWEQEDRERHKLDRLIRSESRWAVEGISARRKRNQGRLRALHALRAERAGQIRREGTAAMALESGPKSGRKVIEAKGISKTYGDRLILRDFSLTLRRGDRVAIIGPNGVGKTTLLRLLLGTEEPDSGTVTGGTNLSVAWFDQARAQLDPEATLWDSLTEDPEARVSGQADQVMVRGQPRHVVGYLKDFLFDEAQARAPVRSLSGGEKARLLLARLMARESNLLVLDEPTNDLDIETLDLLQELLDDYAGTVLLVSHDRDFIDRVATATIVMEGQGRATIHAGGWSDYIARRPAPDSAPEPAPTGRKVPRAEKAAKTDREPAPGQGLSFTERHRLEALPGEIARLEAEIGKLEALLSDPELYTREPVKFRKATEALVTRQTALSAAEDEWLLLAEKAEG from the coding sequence ATGGCCCGCGCACCGCTTCTGCAACTGAACGGCATTTCGCTGTCCCACGGGGGCGATCCGCTGTTTTCCGACCTCGACCTTGTCATCGGGCAGGGCGAACGGCTTGCGCTTGTCGGGCGCAACGGCTCCGGCAAATCGACGCTGATGAAGGTGATGGCCGGGCTTGTGGAACCCGACAGCGGCCGCATCAGCCTCGCGCCGGGCGCGGTGGTGTCCTACATGGAACAGGATCCCGCGATGGAGGGTTTCGCGACGCTCGGCGATTATGCCGCCGCGAACCTGGGCCCGGGCGAGCTTTACCGGGCCGAACGCGCGGCGGAGGGGCTGAAGTTCGATCCTGCCCGCAAGGTCGCGACCGCCTCGGGCGGCGAGCGGCGCCGGGCGGCGCTCGCGCGGCTCATGGCGGAAGAACCCGACCTCATGCTGCTGGACGAGCCGACCAACCACCTCGACATCGAGGCGATTTCGTGGCTCGAGGCCGAACTTGCCCAGACCCGCGCCGGCTATGTGATCATCAGCCACGACCGCGCCTTTCTGCGCCACCTCACGCGCGGGACGCTCTGGCTTGACCGCGGGGCCATGCGCCGCCAGGACAAGGGGTTCGATGCCTTCGAGGGCTGGCGTGACGAGATCTGGGAACAGGAGGACCGCGAGCGTCACAAGCTCGACCGGCTGATCCGCTCCGAATCCCGCTGGGCGGTCGAGGGCATCAGCGCCCGGCGCAAGCGCAACCAGGGCCGCCTGCGGGCGCTTCATGCGTTGCGGGCGGAACGCGCGGGGCAGATCCGGCGCGAGGGAACCGCGGCCATGGCGCTCGAATCGGGGCCGAAATCCGGGCGCAAGGTGATCGAAGCAAAAGGTATTTCAAAGACTTACGGTGACAGGCTGATCCTGCGGGATTTCTCGCTCACGCTGCGGCGGGGCGACCGGGTGGCGATCATCGGCCCGAACGGGGTCGGCAAGACGACGCTGTTGCGCCTGCTGCTCGGCACCGAGGAGCCCGACAGCGGCACGGTCACGGGCGGCACGAACCTCTCCGTTGCCTGGTTCGATCAGGCGCGGGCGCAGCTCGATCCCGAGGCGACTCTCTGGGACAGCCTGACCGAAGACCCCGAGGCGCGCGTGTCCGGGCAGGCCGATCAGGTCATGGTGCGCGGACAGCCGCGCCACGTCGTCGGTTATCTCAAGGATTTCCTGTTCGACGAGGCGCAGGCGCGGGCACCGGTGCGCTCGCTCTCGGGCGGGGAAAAGGCGCGGCTTCTGCTCGCGCGGCTCATGGCGCGGGAAAGCAACCTCCTGGTGCTGGACGAGCCAACCAACGACCTTGATATCGAGACGCTCGATCTGTTGCAGGAACTGCTCGACGATTATGCCGGAACGGTGCTGCTGGTCAGCCACGACCGCGATTTCATCGACCGTGTCGCGACCGCCACCATTGTCATGGAGGGGCAGGGCCGCGCGACCATCCATGCCGGCGGCTGGAGCGACTATATCGCCCGTCGCCCCGCGCCGGACTCCGCACCCGAACCCGCGCCGACCGGGCGAAAGGTGCCGCGCGCGGAGAAGGCGGCCAAGACGGACCGGGAGCCGGCGCCGGGGCAGGGGCTCAGCTTTACCGAGCGGCACCGGCTCGAGGCGCTGCCGGGTGAGATCGCGCGCCTTGAGGCCGAGATCGGCAAGCTCGAGGCGCTGCTTTCCGACCCGGAGCTTTACACCCGCGAGCCGGTCAAGTTCCGGAAGGCGACCGAGGCCCTGGTCACGCGGCAGACGGCGCTTTCGGCGGCCGAGGACGAATGGCTTTTGCTCGCCGAAAAGGCCGAGGGCTGA
- a CDS encoding GNAT family N-acetyltransferase encodes MLERIRHRAVLAQGEEAIASAEALRLLAFHGRGGRDRHDPASTHLLIFDLRDDLLVGCLRLRCHDDGAALLQGYSAGQYDLAALAGLDLPMIEVGRLCIHPERRDPDILRLAWGMLARLVDRQRARFLVGCSSFAGTDPGPYRAAFARLAAHHQAPPDLRPARKAPAVLPLAEAGGGAEPAQALSQMPAALRSYLAMGGWVSDHAVIDHEMNTLHVFTAVEVAAIAPARQRQMRALAARLSDAAIDGAPATD; translated from the coding sequence ATGTTGGAACGGATTCGCCACCGCGCCGTCCTCGCACAGGGGGAAGAGGCCATCGCCAGCGCCGAGGCGTTGCGGCTCCTGGCCTTTCACGGGCGCGGCGGACGTGACCGTCACGATCCGGCCAGCACCCATCTGCTGATCTTTGATCTGCGCGACGACCTGCTGGTCGGCTGCCTGCGGCTGCGCTGTCACGATGATGGCGCCGCGCTTCTGCAGGGCTATTCGGCCGGGCAATATGACCTGGCTGCGCTGGCGGGGCTGGACCTGCCGATGATCGAGGTCGGGCGTCTCTGCATCCACCCCGAGCGGCGCGACCCGGATATCCTGCGGCTCGCCTGGGGGATGCTCGCGCGGCTCGTGGACCGGCAGCGGGCGCGCTTTCTTGTCGGCTGTTCCTCGTTCGCGGGCACCGACCCCGGGCCCTATCGCGCGGCATTTGCCCGGCTCGCGGCGCATCACCAGGCCCCGCCTGATCTGCGCCCGGCCCGCAAGGCGCCGGCTGTCCTGCCGCTTGCCGAAGCAGGGGGCGGGGCGGAGCCCGCGCAGGCGCTGTCACAGATGCCGGCGGCGCTGCGCAGTTATCTCGCCATGGGTGGCTGGGTCAGCGATCATGCGGTGATCGACCATGAAATGAATACGCTTCATGTCTTTACCGCGGTCGAGGTCGCGGCGATCGCGCCCGCGCGGCAGCGGCAGATGCGGGCCCTTGCCGCGCGCCTTTCCGATGCAGCCATTGACGGCGCGCCGGCCACGGACTAG
- a CDS encoding anhydro-N-acetylmuramic acid kinase: MLRVLGTMSGTSLDGVDVAEIESDGIRIGGFGRNAYRPYDDRERRVLAAALGRWHGPEVEAAASVVDAAHAEALAPLGPADLVGFHGQTLAHEPRGRGTLQVGDGARLARDIGCPVVWDFRSDDVALGGEGAPLAPFFHFACAKWIGAQAPVAFLNLGGVGNLTWVDPARTAPEDEGALLAFDTGPANAPLNDLVQARLGQPMDRGGALAARGQVADGMLETFLADPWFARIPPKSLDRNDFAEMAALVEGLSDADAAATLTAMSAAAVAQGMAFCPAPPARVLVAGGGRHNPVLMRMLAASLDCPVDPVEAAGLDGDMLEAQAFGHLAVRVLRGLPTSAPGTTGVRAPVGGGRISPAHAAAAPGD, encoded by the coding sequence ATGCTGCGGGTGCTCGGCACCATGAGCGGCACGTCGCTCGACGGGGTGGATGTGGCGGAAATCGAAAGCGACGGCATCCGCATCGGCGGGTTCGGCCGCAATGCCTATCGCCCCTACGACGACCGGGAACGGCGCGTGCTTGCCGCCGCGCTCGGGCGCTGGCACGGGCCCGAGGTCGAAGCCGCGGCAAGCGTGGTCGATGCCGCCCATGCCGAGGCGCTTGCGCCGCTCGGGCCCGCGGATCTGGTCGGTTTTCACGGGCAGACCCTCGCGCATGAGCCGCGCGGGCGCGGCACGCTTCAGGTCGGCGACGGGGCGCGGCTTGCGCGCGATATCGGCTGCCCGGTGGTCTGGGATTTCCGCAGCGACGATGTGGCGCTCGGGGGTGAGGGGGCGCCGCTGGCGCCGTTCTTTCACTTTGCCTGCGCGAAATGGATCGGTGCGCAGGCCCCGGTCGCCTTTCTGAACCTCGGCGGTGTCGGCAACCTCACCTGGGTCGATCCAGCGCGAACCGCCCCGGAAGACGAGGGTGCGCTGCTGGCATTCGACACCGGGCCTGCGAATGCGCCGCTGAACGACCTTGTGCAGGCGCGGCTGGGCCAACCGATGGATCGCGGCGGGGCGCTTGCCGCGCGCGGGCAGGTCGCGGACGGCATGCTCGAGACCTTCCTTGCCGATCCCTGGTTCGCGCGAATCCCGCCGAAGTCGCTCGACCGCAACGATTTCGCGGAGATGGCGGCGCTGGTCGAGGGGCTTTCCGATGCCGATGCGGCCGCCACGCTCACCGCCATGAGCGCCGCCGCCGTGGCACAGGGCATGGCTTTCTGCCCCGCCCCGCCCGCGCGGGTTCTGGTCGCCGGCGGCGGGCGGCACAATCCGGTGCTGATGCGGATGCTTGCGGCGAGCCTCGACTGCCCGGTCGATCCGGTCGAGGCGGCCGGGCTCGACGGCGACATGCTCGAGGCGCAGGCATTCGGCCATCTCGCGGTGCGGGTGCTGCGCGGGCTGCCGACCTCGGCCCCCGGCACCACGGGGGTGCGCGCGCCGGTCGGCGGCGGGCGGATCAGCCCGGCGCATGCCGCGGCGGCGCCGGGCGATTGA
- a CDS encoding YceD family protein, with product MPANTALSVAALSGSAPTPFDLRPGAAELADLAERLDLLGLRKLRFSGTITAEGGRDWLLSGQLGATVVQRCVVTLAPVTTRIDVDVTRHYIAEMPEPEGDEVEMPDDTLEPLGSHIDPGAVMVEALSLSLPAYPRAQGAEMEQAVFAGPGITPLRDEDLKPLAGLAALRDMIRDPAKDGE from the coding sequence ATGCCCGCCAACACCGCTCTTTCCGTCGCCGCCCTCTCCGGGAGCGCGCCCACCCCGTTTGACCTGCGGCCCGGAGCGGCAGAGCTTGCCGATCTGGCCGAACGGCTCGACCTGCTCGGGCTGCGCAAGCTGCGCTTCAGCGGCACCATCACAGCCGAAGGCGGGCGCGACTGGCTGCTGTCGGGGCAACTCGGCGCGACCGTAGTGCAGCGCTGCGTGGTGACGCTCGCGCCGGTGACGACCCGCATCGACGTGGATGTGACGCGCCACTATATCGCCGAAATGCCCGAACCCGAGGGCGACGAGGTGGAAATGCCCGACGATACGCTTGAACCGCTCGGCAGTCACATCGACCCCGGCGCCGTCATGGTCGAGGCCCTGAGCCTTTCCCTGCCCGCCTATCCCCGCGCGCAGGGGGCCGAGATGGAACAGGCGGTCTTTGCCGGCCCCGGCATCACGCCGCTGCGCGACGAGGATCTGAAACCGCTGGCGGGGCTTGCCGCACTCCGGGATATGATCAGGGATCCGGCCAAGGACGGCGAGTGA
- the tyrS gene encoding tyrosine--tRNA ligase, giving the protein MTYQPRSDFLHVMIERGYLADCTDLQGLDEALCAQVVPAYIGYDATARSLHVGHLLNIMMLRWLQKTGHKPITLMGGGTTKVGDPSFRSDERPLLGPRQIAENIAGMRQVFAHYLAYGEDATGALMLDNSEWLDQLNYLDFLRDIGRHFSVNRMLSFESVKSRLDREQSLSFLEFNYMILQAYDFLELYRRHGCLLQMGGSDQWGNIVNGIDLTRRVLERDLFGLTSPLLTTSDGRKMGKSAGGAIWLNGDMLSPYEFWQFWRNTTDADVGRFLKLYTELPVDECDRLGALGGSEINEAKIRLADEVTALCHGAEAAATARETAREVFEQGGVGADLPTISVTAQQIGEGLANTALFVAAGLAASGKEAKRLVSEGGARINDEIVTEVRLMSREEIAPGLKLSAGKKRHALVRLAE; this is encoded by the coding sequence ATGACCTACCAGCCGAGATCGGACTTTCTGCATGTGATGATCGAGCGCGGCTATCTGGCCGACTGCACCGATCTGCAAGGGCTCGACGAGGCGCTGTGCGCCCAGGTGGTGCCGGCCTATATCGGCTATGATGCAACGGCGCGCTCGCTCCATGTGGGGCATCTTTTGAATATCATGATGCTGCGCTGGCTGCAGAAAACCGGGCACAAGCCGATCACGCTGATGGGCGGCGGCACGACCAAGGTGGGCGATCCCTCGTTCCGCTCGGATGAGCGCCCCCTGCTCGGCCCCCGGCAGATCGCCGAGAACATCGCCGGGATGCGGCAGGTCTTTGCGCATTACCTTGCCTATGGCGAGGACGCGACCGGCGCGCTCATGCTCGACAATTCCGAGTGGCTGGACCAGTTGAATTACCTGGATTTCCTGCGCGACATCGGCCGCCATTTCAGCGTGAACCGGATGCTGTCGTTCGAATCGGTGAAATCGCGGCTCGATCGCGAACAGTCGCTGTCGTTCCTCGAATTCAACTACATGATCCTGCAGGCCTATGATTTCCTGGAACTCTACCGCCGCCACGGCTGCCTGTTGCAGATGGGCGGGTCGGACCAGTGGGGCAATATCGTGAACGGGATCGACCTCACACGCCGCGTGCTGGAGCGTGACCTGTTCGGCCTGACCTCGCCGCTGCTCACCACGAGCGACGGGCGTAAGATGGGCAAGAGCGCGGGCGGCGCGATCTGGCTCAATGGCGACATGCTGAGCCCGTATGAATTCTGGCAGTTCTGGCGCAACACCACCGATGCGGATGTCGGGCGGTTCCTCAAGCTTTACACCGAACTGCCGGTCGATGAATGCGACCGCCTCGGCGCGCTCGGCGGCTCGGAGATCAACGAGGCGAAGATCCGGCTTGCCGACGAGGTGACCGCGCTTTGCCACGGGGCGGAGGCGGCGGCCACCGCGCGCGAAACCGCGCGCGAGGTGTTCGAACAGGGCGGTGTTGGCGCGGATCTGCCGACCATCAGCGTCACGGCGCAACAGATCGGCGAGGGCCTTGCCAATACGGCGCTGTTCGTCGCGGCGGGGCTTGCCGCCTCGGGCAAGGAGGCCAAGCGCCTCGTGAGCGAGGGCGGCGCACGCATCAACGATGAAATCGTGACCGAAGTGCGCCTCATGTCGCGCGAGGAAATCGCGCCGGGGCTCAAGCTCAGCGCCGGAAAGAAGCGGCACGCGCTGGTGCGGCTCGCGGAATAG
- a CDS encoding outer membrane protein assembly factor BamE, with amino-acid sequence MFANSKRIAGAARAGLIIFAFLSLTACGAVYRNHGYVPTPSELAQVEVGKDTRESVVRLIGEPGTSGVLDDSGYYYISSRFRQFGPMAPKVVDRQLVAISFNNAGVVQNIERFGLEHGRAISLDRRVTETGVEDRTLLRQLLRNLGRFNPASVLQ; translated from the coding sequence ATGTTCGCCAATTCAAAACGCATTGCAGGTGCGGCACGGGCCGGGCTGATCATCTTCGCCTTTCTGTCGCTCACGGCATGCGGCGCTGTCTATCGCAACCATGGCTATGTGCCGACACCATCCGAACTGGCGCAGGTCGAGGTCGGCAAGGACACGCGCGAAAGCGTGGTCAGGCTGATCGGCGAACCGGGTACCAGCGGCGTGCTGGACGACAGCGGCTATTATTACATCTCCAGCCGCTTCCGCCAGTTCGGCCCCATGGCGCCCAAGGTGGTGGACCGGCAGCTTGTGGCGATCAGCTTCAACAATGCCGGCGTGGTGCAGAACATCGAACGCTTCGGGCTGGAACATGGCCGGGCGATTTCGCTCGACCGCCGCGTGACCGAGACCGGCGTCGAGGACCGCACCCTGCTGCGCCAGCTTCTGCGCAATCTTGGCCGCTTCAACCCGGCATCGGTCCTGCAGTAA
- a CDS encoding protein adenylyltransferase SelO gives MSLDIPFDNSYARLPASFYTRQAPVPVKAPRLVAFNDDLARLVGLHPSGRDDMAQIFAGNVVPDGAAPLAQLYAGHQFGQYNPQLGDGRAILLGEVIGRDGIRRDIQLKGSGRTPYSRGGDGRAWLGPVLREYVVSEAMHALGIPTTRALAAVETGETVWRDRALPGAVLTRVAASHLRVGTFQIFAARGDREALRQLTDYAIARHYPKADGPMGLLAAVRDAQARLVVRWMGVGFIHGVMNTDNMAISGETIDYGPCAFLDDYDPEKVFSSIDRMGRYAYANQPDIAVWNLAQFATALLRQLDDPESGVEEATRIVHEMPDLLRANWLTTFAAKIGITDPRPEDGALIGDLLALMAAGGADFTNTFRALAKGDARGQFADAKGFDDWAERWKARLAQEPDPGEVMAAANPAFIPRNHRIEQMIEAAVQGDYAPFERLDRVLADPFTDQPDDADLMQPPRADEVVTATFCGT, from the coding sequence ATGAGCCTCGATATTCCTTTCGACAACAGCTATGCGCGCCTGCCCGCGTCGTTCTACACGCGGCAGGCGCCGGTTCCCGTCAAGGCGCCGCGCCTTGTCGCCTTCAACGATGATCTCGCGCGGCTTGTCGGGCTTCATCCGAGCGGCAGGGATGACATGGCGCAGATCTTTGCCGGCAATGTGGTTCCCGACGGGGCCGCACCGCTAGCGCAGCTTTATGCCGGCCACCAGTTCGGCCAGTACAACCCGCAGCTTGGCGACGGGCGCGCGATCCTTCTGGGCGAGGTGATCGGCCGCGACGGTATCCGCCGCGACATCCAGCTCAAGGGTTCGGGCCGCACGCCCTATTCGCGCGGTGGCGACGGGCGCGCCTGGCTCGGGCCGGTGCTGCGCGAATATGTGGTGTCCGAGGCGATGCATGCGCTCGGCATCCCGACCACGCGGGCGCTCGCGGCGGTCGAAACCGGCGAGACCGTCTGGCGCGACCGCGCGCTTCCCGGCGCGGTGCTGACCCGTGTCGCCGCCTCGCACCTGAGGGTCGGAACGTTCCAGATCTTTGCCGCGCGCGGCGACCGGGAGGCGCTGCGGCAACTGACCGATTACGCGATCGCGCGCCATTACCCAAAGGCCGACGGGCCGATGGGGCTGCTTGCGGCGGTGCGCGACGCGCAGGCGCGGCTGGTCGTCCGGTGGATGGGGGTCGGCTTCATTCACGGGGTGATGAACACCGACAACATGGCGATTTCCGGCGAAACCATCGACTATGGCCCCTGCGCCTTTCTGGATGACTACGACCCGGAAAAGGTGTTCAGCTCCATCGACCGCATGGGACGCTATGCCTATGCGAACCAGCCCGATATCGCGGTCTGGAACCTTGCCCAGTTCGCGACCGCCCTGTTGCGCCAGCTTGACGATCCCGAAAGCGGGGTCGAGGAGGCAACGCGGATCGTTCACGAAATGCCCGACCTGCTGCGGGCGAACTGGCTGACCACATTCGCGGCCAAGATCGGCATCACGGATCCCCGCCCCGAGGACGGGGCGCTGATCGGCGATCTGCTGGCGCTCATGGCCGCCGGCGGGGCGGATTTCACCAATACGTTCCGCGCCCTGGCCAAGGGTGATGCGCGCGGGCAGTTCGCTGATGCGAAAGGTTTCGACGACTGGGCCGAACGCTGGAAGGCCCGCCTCGCGCAGGAGCCCGACCCGGGCGAGGTGATGGCGGCGGCCAATCCCGCCTTCATCCCGCGCAACCACCGGATCGAACAGATGATCGAGGCCGCGGTGCAGGGCGATTATGCGCCTTTCGAGCGGCTGGACCGTGTTCTTGCCGATCCTTTCACGGATCAGCCCGATGATGCCGACCTGATGCAGCCGCCCCGGGCCGATGAGGTCGTCACGGCCACATTCTGCGGCACCTGA
- the rpmF gene encoding 50S ribosomal protein L32 encodes MAVQQNKVSKSRRNKRRAHDALVAVNPNECPECGELKRPHHVCPSCGHYDGEEIIVSDDEIDLDEDAA; translated from the coding sequence ATGGCCGTCCAGCAGAACAAGGTTTCGAAATCGCGCCGCAACAAGCGCCGCGCCCATGATGCACTGGTTGCCGTCAATCCCAACGAGTGCCCGGAATGTGGCGAACTGAAGCGCCCGCATCATGTGTGCCCGTCCTGCGGCCATTACGACGGCGAGGAAATCATCGTCAGCGATGACGAGATCGACCTGGACGAAGACGCGGCGTAA
- the cysK gene encoding cysteine synthase A: MSRSPSADRQPPAGHGRIYSSIIETIGNTPLVRLDRFAAETGMKAMLAAKLEFFNPLASVKDRIGLAMIEALEAEGRIRPGESTLVEATSGNTGIALAFAAAAKGYRLILTMPETMSIERRRMLAFLGAELVLTEGAKGMNGAIARAEELAETMPATVITRQFENPANPDIHRRTTGEEIWNDTAGAVDILVSGVGTGGTITGAGALLKSRKPSVHIVAVEPADSAVLSGGAAGPHKIQGIGAGFVPKILDKEIYDEVATVTNDEAMDTARLVARLEGVPVGISSGAALAAGAAIGRREENAGKLMVVIVPSFAERYLSTALFED; this comes from the coding sequence ATGAGCCGATCCCCGTCCGCCGACCGTCAGCCGCCTGCGGGCCATGGCCGCATCTACAGCTCGATCATCGAAACGATCGGCAACACGCCTTTGGTGCGCCTCGACCGCTTTGCCGCCGAGACCGGCATGAAAGCGATGCTTGCCGCCAAGCTCGAATTCTTCAACCCGCTCGCCTCGGTCAAGGATCGCATCGGCCTTGCCATGATCGAGGCGCTCGAGGCGGAGGGCCGCATCCGCCCGGGCGAATCGACCCTGGTCGAGGCGACCTCGGGCAATACCGGCATCGCGCTTGCCTTTGCCGCCGCCGCCAAGGGGTATCGCCTGATCCTGACCATGCCCGAGACCATGTCTATCGAGCGGCGCAGGATGCTGGCGTTCCTGGGTGCGGAGCTTGTGCTGACCGAGGGCGCCAAGGGCATGAACGGCGCGATCGCCAGGGCCGAGGAACTGGCCGAAACAATGCCTGCCACGGTGATCACGCGGCAGTTCGAAAACCCGGCCAATCCCGACATCCACCGCCGGACCACCGGCGAGGAAATCTGGAACGATACCGCCGGCGCGGTCGATATCCTCGTTTCGGGCGTCGGCACCGGCGGGACCATCACCGGCGCCGGTGCGCTGCTCAAGTCGCGCAAGCCGTCGGTCCATATCGTCGCGGTGGAACCCGCGGATTCGGCGGTGCTTTCGGGTGGCGCAGCGGGGCCGCACAAGATCCAGGGAATCGGCGCCGGGTTCGTGCCGAAGATTCTCGACAAGGAAATCTATGACGAGGTGGCCACGGTCACCAACGACGAAGCCATGGACACCGCCCGCCTCGTGGCGCGGCTCGAAGGGGTGCCGGTCGGCATATCCTCGGGCGCCGCACTTGCCGCCGGGGCCGCAATCGGCCGGCGCGAGGAAAACGCGGGCAAGCTCATGGTGGTGATCGTCCCCTCCTTTGCCGAGCGTTATCTTTCCACCGCGCTGTTCGAAGACTGA